The proteins below come from a single Mya arenaria isolate MELC-2E11 chromosome 8, ASM2691426v1 genomic window:
- the LOC128243902 gene encoding uncharacterized protein LOC128243902 isoform X2, which translates to MDSGRYHACVLCASPFVQAMIRNNFDEKTNGFLELNLGSPESIDMAIMFLYGKSPKLTMDNVSALINLAEFLLVPNLKAFCIEWIKEIDVSEDNVEKLLHLTSLFDFEMPQLTEYHRQHMTELFEGNQLLTITAETLVHILSDETLSFLTADITFGFLMKWVEHFPEQRKSKLGEILSCIELTKVNSSLKEMAKKDQNFEAFSSLFETVACNENTETMQSVLVTHKEQAYGEFWLFDLGRERWFRIETSADKRFDKIFPCTINESTLCLVESTYNNCTIRLHDFTTDQFSCTSLLLTTCHDQNSQKFDDIFISGNHCYVISVHSVNFTISEEEQVRMKIANEQRLRLMSVLGGSITMMDSLDMVAGVHTYSVLKSTLFSGALSEDGEQTILAPLFSLNVNFRVKVVVNDAKLIALFSENGNYFCIYDEISCTMKKMELKISHNDEVSPFKDGFAIYNTKKIMYIRSNKGPLIERKLTVHETVLCDDGSHSFDTLAMTGTRWLRYRRVYGKQHEVHLDYTFDELGRKNPNDAEWKQIPLPNDSAVDSLVSGMQEIAIPSSKLKCHVECPHCVRIKQEKRSTRRSAEKRKRPDWSTDDDDSDDDVYVGGYSSSYFYDSDDDYYYSSD; encoded by the coding sequence GGTTTTTGGAGCTGAATCTTGGGTCGCCTGAGTCCATCGATATGGCGATTATGTTCTTGTATGGAAAGTCTCCCAAGTTGACTATGGATAACGTATCCGCCTTGATCAACCTGGCCGAGTTTCTGTTGGTTCCAAACCTGAAGGCGTTTTGTATAGAATGGATAAAAGAGATCGATGTAAGTGAAGACAACGTAGAGAAATTGCTCCATCTCACAAGcctttttgattttgaaatgccCCAATTGACTGAATACCATAGGCAGCATATGACAGAATTGTTTGAAGGCAATCAGTTACTGACAATCACGGCTGAAACACTTGTACATATATTGTCGGATGAAACCCTGTCTTTTCTAACGGCGGATATAACGTTTGGATTCCTTATGAAGTGGGTAGAGCACTTCCCCGAACAGAGAAAATCAAAGCTGGGTGAAATATTATCGTGCATAGAACTGACAAAAGTAAATTCCTCGCTCAAAGAAATGGCAAAAAAGGACCAAAACTTTGAAGCGTTCAGTAGTCTATTTGAAACCGTAGCTTGCAATGAGAATACAGAAACAATGCAAAGTGTATTAGTCACTCACAAAGAACAAGCTTATGGAGAGTTCTGGCTGTTTGATCTTGGGAGGGAAAGATGGTTCAGAATAGAAACGAGTGCTGACAAAAGGTTCGACAAAATATTTCCATGTACAATCAATGAATCAACTCTTTGTCTTGTGGAGTCCACATATAACAATTGTACAATACGTCTTCATGATTTTACAACCGACCAGTTCTCCTGCACTTCCCTCCTTCTTACTACTTGTCATGATCAAAATTCACAGAAATTCGATGATATCTTTATTTCTGGAAATCATTGTTATGTAATCTCTGTTCATTCTGTGAATTTTACGATAAGCGAAGAGGAACAAGTCCGCATGAAAATCGCGAATGAGCAACGATTGCGCCTGATGTCAGTGTTGGGTGGTTCTATTACGATGATGGATTCTCTCGATATGGTAGCAGGAGTACACACATACTCAGTTCTAAAATCTACCCTCTTTTCAGGAGCACTCAGCGAAGATGGTGAGCAAACAATATTGGCACCACTGTTTTCATTGAACGTAAACTTTAGAGTGAAAGTTGTTGTAAATGATGCAAAATTGATAGCACTTTTTTCCGAAAATGGCAATTACTTTTGCATTTATGACGAAATTTCCTGTACGATGAAAAAGATGGAACTTAAAATAAGTCATAATGACGAGGTTAGTCCTTTCAAGGACGGATTCGCTATATACAATACAAAGAAGATTATGTATATAAGATCAAATAAAGGTCCTCTCATTGAAAGGAAATTGACAGTTCACGAGACAGTTCTCTGCGACGACGGTTCCCATTCGTTTGACACACTTGCAATGACTGGAACCAGGTGGCTTCGTTAtagaagagtttatggaaaaCAGCACGAGGTACATTTGGATTACACTTTTGATGAGTTAGGAAGGAAAAATCCAAACGATGCCGAATGGAAACAAATCCCCCTTCCGAATGATTCCGCTGTTGATTCTTTAGTAAGCGGAATGCAAGAAATAGCGATTCCCAGCTCGAAACTGAAATGCCACGTGGAGTGTCCGCACTGTGTCCGAATCAAACAGGAAAAACGCAGCACAAGACGATCTGCTGAGAAAAGAAAAAGGCCAGATTGGAGCACTGATGATGACGATTCTGATGATGATGTTTACGTTGGAGGTTATTCCAGCAGCTATTTTTATGACagtgatgatgattattattacaGTTCAGATTAA
- the LOC128243902 gene encoding uncharacterized protein LOC128243902 isoform X1, giving the protein MEYDDEEVRPASTRALLRQQVEEQSDLCDLVVKHGLWYRRYHACVLCASPFVQAMIRNNFDEKTNGFLELNLGSPESIDMAIMFLYGKSPKLTMDNVSALINLAEFLLVPNLKAFCIEWIKEIDVSEDNVEKLLHLTSLFDFEMPQLTEYHRQHMTELFEGNQLLTITAETLVHILSDETLSFLTADITFGFLMKWVEHFPEQRKSKLGEILSCIELTKVNSSLKEMAKKDQNFEAFSSLFETVACNENTETMQSVLVTHKEQAYGEFWLFDLGRERWFRIETSADKRFDKIFPCTINESTLCLVESTYNNCTIRLHDFTTDQFSCTSLLLTTCHDQNSQKFDDIFISGNHCYVISVHSVNFTISEEEQVRMKIANEQRLRLMSVLGGSITMMDSLDMVAGVHTYSVLKSTLFSGALSEDGEQTILAPLFSLNVNFRVKVVVNDAKLIALFSENGNYFCIYDEISCTMKKMELKISHNDEVSPFKDGFAIYNTKKIMYIRSNKGPLIERKLTVHETVLCDDGSHSFDTLAMTGTRWLRYRRVYGKQHEVHLDYTFDELGRKNPNDAEWKQIPLPNDSAVDSLVSGMQEIAIPSSKLKCHVECPHCVRIKQEKRSTRRSAEKRKRPDWSTDDDDSDDDVYVGGYSSSYFYDSDDDYYYSSD; this is encoded by the coding sequence GGTTTTTGGAGCTGAATCTTGGGTCGCCTGAGTCCATCGATATGGCGATTATGTTCTTGTATGGAAAGTCTCCCAAGTTGACTATGGATAACGTATCCGCCTTGATCAACCTGGCCGAGTTTCTGTTGGTTCCAAACCTGAAGGCGTTTTGTATAGAATGGATAAAAGAGATCGATGTAAGTGAAGACAACGTAGAGAAATTGCTCCATCTCACAAGcctttttgattttgaaatgccCCAATTGACTGAATACCATAGGCAGCATATGACAGAATTGTTTGAAGGCAATCAGTTACTGACAATCACGGCTGAAACACTTGTACATATATTGTCGGATGAAACCCTGTCTTTTCTAACGGCGGATATAACGTTTGGATTCCTTATGAAGTGGGTAGAGCACTTCCCCGAACAGAGAAAATCAAAGCTGGGTGAAATATTATCGTGCATAGAACTGACAAAAGTAAATTCCTCGCTCAAAGAAATGGCAAAAAAGGACCAAAACTTTGAAGCGTTCAGTAGTCTATTTGAAACCGTAGCTTGCAATGAGAATACAGAAACAATGCAAAGTGTATTAGTCACTCACAAAGAACAAGCTTATGGAGAGTTCTGGCTGTTTGATCTTGGGAGGGAAAGATGGTTCAGAATAGAAACGAGTGCTGACAAAAGGTTCGACAAAATATTTCCATGTACAATCAATGAATCAACTCTTTGTCTTGTGGAGTCCACATATAACAATTGTACAATACGTCTTCATGATTTTACAACCGACCAGTTCTCCTGCACTTCCCTCCTTCTTACTACTTGTCATGATCAAAATTCACAGAAATTCGATGATATCTTTATTTCTGGAAATCATTGTTATGTAATCTCTGTTCATTCTGTGAATTTTACGATAAGCGAAGAGGAACAAGTCCGCATGAAAATCGCGAATGAGCAACGATTGCGCCTGATGTCAGTGTTGGGTGGTTCTATTACGATGATGGATTCTCTCGATATGGTAGCAGGAGTACACACATACTCAGTTCTAAAATCTACCCTCTTTTCAGGAGCACTCAGCGAAGATGGTGAGCAAACAATATTGGCACCACTGTTTTCATTGAACGTAAACTTTAGAGTGAAAGTTGTTGTAAATGATGCAAAATTGATAGCACTTTTTTCCGAAAATGGCAATTACTTTTGCATTTATGACGAAATTTCCTGTACGATGAAAAAGATGGAACTTAAAATAAGTCATAATGACGAGGTTAGTCCTTTCAAGGACGGATTCGCTATATACAATACAAAGAAGATTATGTATATAAGATCAAATAAAGGTCCTCTCATTGAAAGGAAATTGACAGTTCACGAGACAGTTCTCTGCGACGACGGTTCCCATTCGTTTGACACACTTGCAATGACTGGAACCAGGTGGCTTCGTTAtagaagagtttatggaaaaCAGCACGAGGTACATTTGGATTACACTTTTGATGAGTTAGGAAGGAAAAATCCAAACGATGCCGAATGGAAACAAATCCCCCTTCCGAATGATTCCGCTGTTGATTCTTTAGTAAGCGGAATGCAAGAAATAGCGATTCCCAGCTCGAAACTGAAATGCCACGTGGAGTGTCCGCACTGTGTCCGAATCAAACAGGAAAAACGCAGCACAAGACGATCTGCTGAGAAAAGAAAAAGGCCAGATTGGAGCACTGATGATGACGATTCTGATGATGATGTTTACGTTGGAGGTTATTCCAGCAGCTATTTTTATGACagtgatgatgattattattacaGTTCAGATTAA
- the LOC128243902 gene encoding uncharacterized protein LOC128243902 isoform X3: MAIMFLYGKSPKLTMDNVSALINLAEFLLVPNLKAFCIEWIKEIDVSEDNVEKLLHLTSLFDFEMPQLTEYHRQHMTELFEGNQLLTITAETLVHILSDETLSFLTADITFGFLMKWVEHFPEQRKSKLGEILSCIELTKVNSSLKEMAKKDQNFEAFSSLFETVACNENTETMQSVLVTHKEQAYGEFWLFDLGRERWFRIETSADKRFDKIFPCTINESTLCLVESTYNNCTIRLHDFTTDQFSCTSLLLTTCHDQNSQKFDDIFISGNHCYVISVHSVNFTISEEEQVRMKIANEQRLRLMSVLGGSITMMDSLDMVAGVHTYSVLKSTLFSGALSEDGEQTILAPLFSLNVNFRVKVVVNDAKLIALFSENGNYFCIYDEISCTMKKMELKISHNDEVSPFKDGFAIYNTKKIMYIRSNKGPLIERKLTVHETVLCDDGSHSFDTLAMTGTRWLRYRRVYGKQHEVHLDYTFDELGRKNPNDAEWKQIPLPNDSAVDSLVSGMQEIAIPSSKLKCHVECPHCVRIKQEKRSTRRSAEKRKRPDWSTDDDDSDDDVYVGGYSSSYFYDSDDDYYYSSD; the protein is encoded by the coding sequence ATGGCGATTATGTTCTTGTATGGAAAGTCTCCCAAGTTGACTATGGATAACGTATCCGCCTTGATCAACCTGGCCGAGTTTCTGTTGGTTCCAAACCTGAAGGCGTTTTGTATAGAATGGATAAAAGAGATCGATGTAAGTGAAGACAACGTAGAGAAATTGCTCCATCTCACAAGcctttttgattttgaaatgccCCAATTGACTGAATACCATAGGCAGCATATGACAGAATTGTTTGAAGGCAATCAGTTACTGACAATCACGGCTGAAACACTTGTACATATATTGTCGGATGAAACCCTGTCTTTTCTAACGGCGGATATAACGTTTGGATTCCTTATGAAGTGGGTAGAGCACTTCCCCGAACAGAGAAAATCAAAGCTGGGTGAAATATTATCGTGCATAGAACTGACAAAAGTAAATTCCTCGCTCAAAGAAATGGCAAAAAAGGACCAAAACTTTGAAGCGTTCAGTAGTCTATTTGAAACCGTAGCTTGCAATGAGAATACAGAAACAATGCAAAGTGTATTAGTCACTCACAAAGAACAAGCTTATGGAGAGTTCTGGCTGTTTGATCTTGGGAGGGAAAGATGGTTCAGAATAGAAACGAGTGCTGACAAAAGGTTCGACAAAATATTTCCATGTACAATCAATGAATCAACTCTTTGTCTTGTGGAGTCCACATATAACAATTGTACAATACGTCTTCATGATTTTACAACCGACCAGTTCTCCTGCACTTCCCTCCTTCTTACTACTTGTCATGATCAAAATTCACAGAAATTCGATGATATCTTTATTTCTGGAAATCATTGTTATGTAATCTCTGTTCATTCTGTGAATTTTACGATAAGCGAAGAGGAACAAGTCCGCATGAAAATCGCGAATGAGCAACGATTGCGCCTGATGTCAGTGTTGGGTGGTTCTATTACGATGATGGATTCTCTCGATATGGTAGCAGGAGTACACACATACTCAGTTCTAAAATCTACCCTCTTTTCAGGAGCACTCAGCGAAGATGGTGAGCAAACAATATTGGCACCACTGTTTTCATTGAACGTAAACTTTAGAGTGAAAGTTGTTGTAAATGATGCAAAATTGATAGCACTTTTTTCCGAAAATGGCAATTACTTTTGCATTTATGACGAAATTTCCTGTACGATGAAAAAGATGGAACTTAAAATAAGTCATAATGACGAGGTTAGTCCTTTCAAGGACGGATTCGCTATATACAATACAAAGAAGATTATGTATATAAGATCAAATAAAGGTCCTCTCATTGAAAGGAAATTGACAGTTCACGAGACAGTTCTCTGCGACGACGGTTCCCATTCGTTTGACACACTTGCAATGACTGGAACCAGGTGGCTTCGTTAtagaagagtttatggaaaaCAGCACGAGGTACATTTGGATTACACTTTTGATGAGTTAGGAAGGAAAAATCCAAACGATGCCGAATGGAAACAAATCCCCCTTCCGAATGATTCCGCTGTTGATTCTTTAGTAAGCGGAATGCAAGAAATAGCGATTCCCAGCTCGAAACTGAAATGCCACGTGGAGTGTCCGCACTGTGTCCGAATCAAACAGGAAAAACGCAGCACAAGACGATCTGCTGAGAAAAGAAAAAGGCCAGATTGGAGCACTGATGATGACGATTCTGATGATGATGTTTACGTTGGAGGTTATTCCAGCAGCTATTTTTATGACagtgatgatgattattattacaGTTCAGATTAA
- the LOC128243589 gene encoding uncharacterized protein LOC128243589 translates to MEYDEKKVRPASTRALLRQHVEEQSDLCDLVVKHGLWYKRYHACVLCASPFVQAMIRNNFDEKTNGFLELNLGSPESIDMAIMFLYGKCPEFTMENVSAVINLAEFLLIPNLKALCIKWIKEIDVSEDNVEKLLHLTSLFDFEMPTLTEYIRQHLTELFEGNQLLTITADTLVTILSDETLSFLTADVTFGFLMRWVELLPEKRKSKLSDPLSCIELIKVNASLIEKAKEDQNFKGFRGLFETVAGSEHTEAMQNVLITHKQFDYEEFWLFDLEREKWFRIEASIDTQFDKVFPSTINESTLCLVESSYNKCTIRLHDFTADQHSCTSLILTSCHDQNSQLFGDIFISMKHCYVVSVQYVKFTRCKDEQVRLKNANEQHLHLMSMLGGPITLMDCLGMANGEHTYSVQKPTLFSGALSEHGEQTILTPLFSLNVNFGVKVVVNDVKLIALFSEDDNFFCIYDEISCMMKKMELEINYTYEVSPFKDGFAIYSNKRILYIASNKGPLIERTFTVHETVLCDDGYRSIDNLAITGNRWLRFRSVYGQQSEVHLDYTFDELGRKNPNDAEWKQIPLPNDSIDHSMVSGMREIAIPHSKLKCHVECPHCVRIKEERRSTRRNADKSRSRDWSTDDDDSDDDVDVGGYSSSYFYDSYDCYYYDGSD, encoded by the exons ATGGAATATGACGAGAAGAAAGTAAGACCGGCTTCGACGAGAGCGTTGTTAAGGCAACATGTGGAGGAACAGAGTGACCTTTGTGACCTTGTTGTCAAACATGGACTCTGG TACAAGCGGTACCACGCCTGTGTCCTGTGTGCTAGTCCATTTGTCCAGGCTATGATTAGAAACAACTTTGATGAAAAGACCAACG GGTTTTTGGAGCTGAATCTTGGGTCGCCTGAATCCATCGATATGGCGATTATGTTCTTGTATGGGAAGTGTCCCGAGTTTACTATGGAAAATGTATCCGCCGTTATCAATCTGGCCGAGTTTCTGTTGATTCCAAATCTGAAAGCGTTATGCATAAAATGGATAAAAGAGATCGATGTTAGTGAAGACAACGTAGAGAAATTGCTCCATCTCACAAGcctttttgattttgaaatgccCACTTTGACTGAATACATAAGGCAGCATTTGACTGAATTGTTTGAAGGCAATCAGTTATTGACAATCACGGCTGATACACTTGTAACTATATTGTCGGATGAAACCCTGTCGTTTCTCACGGCGGATGTAACGTTTGGGTTCCTTATGAGGTGGGTAGAACTCTTGCCCGAAAAGAGAAAATCAAAACTCAGTGACCCACTGTCGTGCATAGAACTGATAAAAGTAAATGCTTCACTGATAGAAAAGGCAAAAGAGGACCAAAACTTTAAAGGATTCAGAGGCCTATTTGAAACCGTTGCTGGCAGTGAACATACAGAAGCAATGCAAAATGTATTGATCACTCACAAACAATTTGATTATGAAGAATTCTGGCTGTTTGATCTTGAAAGGGAAAAATGGTTCAGAATAGAAGCAAGTATTGACACACAATTCGACAAAGTTTTTCCGTCAACAATCAATGAATCAACTCTTTGTCTCGTGGAATCCTCATATAACAAATGTACAATACGTCTTCATGATTTTACGGCCGACCAGCACTCATGCACTTCCCTCATTTTAACTTCATGTCATGATCAAAATTCACAGTTATTCGGTGATATCTTTATATCTATGAAACATTGTTATGTTGTGTCTGTTCAATATGTGAAATTTACGAGGTGCAAAGATGAACAAGTCCGCTTGAAAAACGCGAATGAGCAACATTTGCATCTGATGTCAATGTTGGGTGGCCCTATTACGCTGATGGATTGTCTCGGTATGGCAAACGGCGAACATACATACTCAGTACAGAAACCTACCCTCTTTTCCGGAGCACTCAGCGAACATGGTGAGCAAACAATATTGACACCACTGTTTTCGTTGAATGTAAATTTTGGAGTGAAAGTTGTGGTAAATGATGTTAAATTAATAGCACTTTTTTCCGAAGATGATAACTTCTTTTGCATTTACGACGAAATTTCCTGTATGATGAAAAAGATGGAgcttgaaataaattatacttATGAGGTTAGTCCTTTCAAGGACGGATTCGCTATATACAGTAACAAGAGGATACTTTATATAGCATCAAATAAAGGTCCTCTCATTGAAAGGACATTTACAGTTCATGAGACAGTTCTCTGTGACGACGGTTACCGTTCGATTGACAACCTTGCAATAACTGGAAACAGGTGGCTTCGTTTTAGAAGTGTTTATGGACAACAGAGCGAGGTGCATTTGGATTACACTTTTGATGAGTTAGGAAGGAAAAATCCAAACGATGCTGAATGGAAACAAATCCCCCTTCCGAATGATTCCATAGATCATTCTATGGTTAGCGGAATGCGAGAAATAGCAATTCCCCACTCGAAATTGAAATGCCACGTGGAGTGTCCGCACTGTGTCCGCATCAAAGAGGAAAGACGCAGCACAAGACGCAATGCTGATAAAAGCAGAAGCCGGGATTGGAGCACTGATGATGACGATTCTGATGATGACGTTGACGTTGGAGGTTATTCCAGCAGCTATTTTTATGACAGTTATGATTGCTATTATTATGACGGTTCAGATTAA